Below is a window of Lemur catta isolate mLemCat1 chromosome 11, mLemCat1.pri, whole genome shotgun sequence DNA.
ccttcctttctttctttctttctttctctctctctctcttttttttgagacagaggtctcactgtattgcccagactggtctcaaactcctgggctcaagcaatcctcttgtttCTGCCAtcccagtagctgggatcacTGCACCCAGCACTTCTAACCTAGGTGCAGTTAACCTTTGACTCTTGGGCCTTCCTTGCAGTAGGTGTCCTTCACCTTGGACACAGCTTGCATTTAGCCATACACACTAAAACAGTTGTACAGGTCATAGCAGTGTGAAGGACTTTTATGCCAGTGGATCAGTATCTACTTCCCTTAGTCTCCTGAGTGTTCCCCTTCACTCCCTGACCACCCTGGCTGGTGTCTGTTCTGAATGGCTGGCACCTGTGCCAtccagttgttaaatattttgagtgtCACCGCTACAAAGAGTATCAATCCTCCATGATcctggagttgggggtggggagagggataaGGCCAGGCTGCTAAACGGGCTGCAGCGTCCAGCATCCGAGTGATGTGACTCTCTAGCCCTTTGATCTGGGCAGCTGGGGGATAATCAGGCCTGACTTTTCTCTGAATGGAgctgccccttccctgccagCTCCTGTCACACCAGTTACTCACAATGACATCCCATGTCCTCCCTCACCCTGAGCCAAGAGGGGCCACAGGGCCAGAGTGGGACCTCCCTGTAGGGGAGGCCTGCCCAGGAGAGGGACCCTGGGAAGGGAGGGCCAGAGATCACTATCTTCTGGGCTCTTCTGGTGGGAAGCTGAAGGCTTTTTCCGGGGAAGCCTCCAATGGGGAGTCAGGAGGTGAGGTCAAGTGGGCCCTTCAAAGGCAGAAGCTGGGTTTCCTGCCACTTGTCCCCACCCATTCCTGGACCAGTGCAAGGCACACTGGCCATGCTCTGACCTCACGAATCAGTGTCTCTAATTCAGAACTCCTTCCCTGACACTTGAGCTGCCCTGTACTTTGCCTATTTTctgggttttatttcttttctggattcTTATGAATGTACAAATTTGCTCTAGTTGCCATAGTGCTTGGGGACAGAGATGAAAGATGGGGTTACCTGAGGCCCACGGGTGAGAcctggaggtggaagacagtgaaaTGGAGCTGGCCTCTGAGAGCTGCACTTGTCTGTACAGTGAGCAAAGGGGGTGGTGAGGGACGACAGGCTGGGGCAGACTGTGGGCTCCCAGGTAGGGtttccctgcctctctgcagAGCCCACAGAGGCCAAAGAAAGACCAAGCAAATTCCTTCTCTTTGCAGAACTGTGTTGGGTAAGGAGCAGAGAATGAGGAGTGAGGGAGTGTGTGCATTTGATCCTGCCAGCTCCAGACTGATGCCATCCCTGGGCAGCAAGCTTTCTGTTCCCAGCTGAGTGGTTCCTCATTTAGTTGAGGCCTGGCATCTTAATTCATGTTCGGGGGTGGTTAGGCCATCAGAATGGTGTTCTTTAAACAGAGTTCATAAAGTGAGACAATGTGTTGATGTTCATTCATTTGACTAATTATTGTCTAAGCAAGTTTAGGATGTGCTAAGGGCTTTTAAGACAGACCACAGCCTTTAGTTAGTTAAATCAAGAATTAGTTTGAGGCCAGAAGTggtcacactcacacacacacaaactgatGATTGATCAGTGATGGACATTCGCTGGTAACAATGACACTGACAACAATCAAATATTGAAGGATTATTATTCAGTCGACACTCCAAAGAGTTTTACCCACATCATCTCACTTATCCTCATACTGTCCTATGCAGTAGGTGCTCTCATCCACTTCGGATTGGAGGAATGTGATAGAAGGGAACCGTCACATGCTGTCATTTGCAATTGGCAGTGACTGTGTGTATTTGATTTTTTGGCTGTGCCCTCTCTACCCTCCCATGTTGTCCATTCCATActcccctttcttctccccaGAGCCACATTCTGGTCCCCTCACCCCTTTTCCTTGTCCTCAGAACTGCTGTGTTTGCATGTCCCCAGCATGAGCTGGCCCTGCCTCAGGGTAAGGGTGCTCCTGGGGTTGTCCTGTGTTGTCCAGCTGGGGAatggctggagtgtagtgggGGTGTGGCTGGGGTGTAGCCAGGCAGTTGGGGCAGGAGTCTGATTGTCAGGACACCCACCCCCCACATTCCACATTTGTCTTTtgtcctcctccccatccctgccaGGCTGTCCCCATCCTTCACCTCCATGTTTTCTCCCCCCATCCTTTCCTGTAGCTGCAGTCCTGCTAAGCCTGCTAGTTGGTGGTAGGGAGAGGTCTAGCTTCCAGCATCTTCCCTTGCTGCCTGGCCATGGGGAGAATCCTTGGGTCTAAATCTTTCTAACTCCTCTCTTGCTCTGGGAGAGTAGAATTAGGGATTTTACCCCTCCTCCTCTCTTAGCTGACTTCCCTTTCCCCAGGGGATGTGGGAAGATGTTGGAGcacaggatggggctgggggcctgAGTTAGCAAATTCCAGAGCACCTGAGAGGCCCACTTACTCAGATTGCATTTTATCCCACTATCATCTCCCCAATTGTTCCCCCTGGGACAATTCAAGGGCAGCTTCTGAGACCCAGGTGAGTCAATCTCAATGTcaccttctgtaaaatgggggcagaACCAAAGGGGCATATATATTAAGAGACAGACTTGGCTTTGTGATTGAGTCAGGATGGGGACCACAGCCATGGGTAAGCCAAGGATTGGGGGATAGCAGGAGGAAGACCGGTGGTGTTCTCCTCAGAGTGCTGGGACAGGAGTGGCTGACCCCTCTcccgggtgtgtgtgtgtacgtgtgtgtttacatgtgtgtgtacacacaaatGCATAGGCTTTTCCTTGAGCTAGGGTCATGAGAGGAGCAGTTGAAAAAGGCCAGGGGAAGCTTCTCCTGGCACCAAGTTGGGGAGTGGGGCGAAGAACAAGAGATAAGCAAACTGGTATTATGAAGAGGCTTTGCAATCCCAGCAAGGGGCTCAGATTGGGGCTCAGATCTGGAAATTAGTTGCAGCTCTGCCaatttgtgaccttgggcaagtcattttgcCTCTCAGCAGAGCCTCAGTATCTTCATCTGGCAAATAAGAAggttcatttattcaatgaatatctGTTCTGTGCCAACTTTGTGACAGAAACCATTTTAGGCATGGAGATTCAGATGtgagcaaagcaaacaaaaatccttGTTCTCATAAAGCTTCCTGTCTGGTGGGATAATTGAACTGGAGGTGGCGTCTAAAGTTCCTCCCACTTGTAAAGTTCTGTGACTTCTTAAGAAAAACTCTTTTCAGTAGAATCACAAGGGAACAAATctgggagctggggcaggaggacggTGGGGTGGGAATCAGGAGGAAGAAGATGGGGAAGGATGAGGGCTGAAACTTCAGGATGAGGAGATTGGGGGCAGGGAAGGTGAGAGGCCAAGAGGTCTGATGAATCTCTTGTAAGTCAAGTGAGTCCTGGATACTTTAAGGGACTCTTTGACACTCAGGATACCGGCTgtagggtgggcaggggagggctgcATAACTGCCTCAGCCAAACGTTCTTTACCCACAGACCCCACCGTCTCCACCTCTGGCTCAGATGACCCCTCTCCTGCCAGCCTTGGGAACCCTTCAGTGCGGCCAGAGTGTGGGCCCGAGTCCTGCAgcgtgggaggattgcctgaacgTGAGGGGCAGCCGCCTGTGGCCCCGCTGCCCCTCTTCTTCTTGACTCTGGAGGCCgactgggcagaggccagggctcGCTGGGGGGTGGCCTGGGAGGCCCATGTGTATGGGGTAGGCGCGCTCTTCGGCCTGGTGGCCCTGTTGGCGCTGCTAGCCCTGGCCCTCTTGCCCTGGCGCTGCCCGCCCGGCGCCCCCTGTCTGGCGCTGCTGGATCTGCTGCTGCTCTCAGCGGGGACCACGCGGGCCTTCCCACTCTTCTACGACGCCTACGGGCACAGGGAGCGACTGCCCGCGCTTGCCTGGCTGCTGCTGCAGGACCTACCGCTGCCCTGCCTGGCCGCCGGCCTGGGACTGGCCTGCCTGCTGCTGGCCCGGCCGCGCCCGCCGCGGTGTCCCGCTGGCCTGGCCGCGCTGctgctcctggggctggggctggcggcCGCCGCCGCCCTCGGCAGCGCCGCGCACCGCCCGCTGCGGCCTCTGCGGCTGGCCTCGCGCGGGCTGCACGCCTTCCTCGCCGCCCTTCTTTCGGGGCTCCTGCTGGCGCTCTCCTGCTGggggggccggcggcggcgggcCGGAGCGCCCTTGGGAGGATCTGGCTTCAAGGGCGCCACCCCTCTCCCGCAGGCGCGCAGCCCCTTCGCCCCGCGGGAGTCCTGGCGGCGCGCGGCGCGCACGGCCCCGGTGGCGGGTACCTTCGGGCTGCTGAGCGGAGCCCTGCAGGGCTATGAGGTGCTGCACGCCCTGGGCTACGGTGGCCAACCTGGCCTGGAAGGGCCCTGGCCCTGGTGGGCGTTCCAGTTAGGCCTGCGCCTAGGCGAGGTGGGCGTCGCGCTCCCGTTGGCGCTGCTGGGCCTCTACCCGGCGCTCTGCAGTCCCCGCGTACCTCCGCGCTGCTGGGCCAAGCTCTTCCGCTTGTCCCCGGGCCATGCGGCCCCGCTGCTGCCCGGAGGCTGGGTCTCCGGGGCCCCAGACAAGGAAACCCTGCCTAGTGCCATTGGGCGTGGCGACGCAGAGCTGTTGCAGCTGTGCGCCCTGGCAGGGCCAGGCCCGGACCTCCTACTCCAGGGCTGCAGGGGCTTCGAAAGCGCCTCGGCCAACCCGGCCCCGTCCCcggcctcctccccctgcagcgATTACACCGTGGACTTCCGCCCTCCCTCCCCGATCAACCTGCGGCGCAGTATAGAGGAGGCCCTCTGCAGCGAGGCCCTGCTGGCGCCCGGCCTCTTCCAGGACCCTGCCTTCGGGGACGCCCTGCCTGGGCTTGGCCTCTACCGCACTGCCTCGCTGGGGACGAAGACCGGGCCCGGGCCCAGTGAGCGGTTGGAAAAGGCCCCTGGCTCCCCTGCGCCCCTGGAGCTCCCCTCCCCCGGGGCTTGGCCCGCAGGCAGCAGTGCCTCCTCCGGCTCTCTGTGTGGACTCTCGAGGGACAGCTCGTCCATGCTGCTGTGCTCCAGCCCCGACAGGCCCCCGCGCTGCCCTCTGGTCTGTGTCCTCAGTCCCCCGCGGCCCTCAGggagcagccccagcctcccagcctcaggATCCTAccaggccctgtccccaccctcccgCGACTCCCCAGAGCCTGCTCCTGAGCTGCAGGCCGAGGAGGCCTTGCTGCAGGAGCAATTTCTGGACGCCTGTCGACAGATCGACGAGCTGAGTGTGGGCAGCGACACCATAGACCTGTGAAGAGGCAGCCAGCTAGCTGCCACGGGCCATATGCCCCTTTCTGGCGCCTGTTCTGCCCCAGACCTGCACACTGTAACCGTTCCCCAATCCTGCCTGGCTCAGATACCTCTCCCCATTCCTTCTCCATCCAGGGTCCCTGGGTGGGTAGGTCAGCAGCCAGCCTCTATTGATTGGGAGTCAGTGCCACCTTTTCTGGAGCCCTGGGCATTGATGCCCTCAGCTGCAATTCTAGGCTGGCAGGGGTCCTACTCTCCTTGGCATTCACCAGCAATAAAGCTCCAAGGTGCTCCACTCCTGACCACTTCCCACTCTGGTGCTGAGTGAGAGGGGCTGTCCTCAGGCCCCATACCCACCTCTGCCATGCCCAGGAATCCCACTCTTGTGAGAGTGAGACTCCCTGCTCTCCAGGTGACCCTTCCC
It encodes the following:
- the PRRT4 gene encoding proline-rich transmembrane protein 4 isoform X1; the encoded protein is MAGHGCLGLGLFCWVLLAVPVGPQPASSVPGAPLTTLTPPPQSEDSMLSLNLGLNFKFHLRGPAAVWGSPVTETQPLSLRPGEEPGGEVVSGLRTDPLWELLVGSPGNSPPEWGSAEGSSTPWASSLPPESTSPLSGPTDGPTAPYQPRMGTVTWDTALTATAPPSSAPRPHQSELELKFDMALRAGAAPTLGHRTLPLLPSLRASLAEIAGRLGPFAFFGTTLSPLRNFSGLSPPGETASPSSASGVSGSPGFFGTTLSPPPNPLERKLSSPILLDPAASPSSALIVTTSLDPTVSTSGSDDPSPASLGNPSVRPECGPESCSVGGLPEREGQPPVAPLPLFFLTLEADWAEARARWGVAWEAHVYGVGALFGLVALLALLALALLPWRCPPGAPCLALLDLLLLSAGTTRAFPLFYDAYGHRERLPALAWLLLQDLPLPCLAAGLGLACLLLARPRPPRCPAGLAALLLLGLGLAAAAALGSAAHRPLRPLRLASRGLHAFLAALLSGLLLALSCWGGRRRRAGAPLGGSGFKGATPLPQARSPFAPRESWRRAARTAPVAGTFGLLSGALQGYEVLHALGYGGQPGLEGPWPWWAFQLGLRLGEVGVALPLALLGLYPALCSPRVPPRCWAKLFRLSPGHAAPLLPGGWVSGAPDKETLPSAIGRGDAELLQLCALAGPGPDLLLQGCRGFESASANPAPSPASSPCSDYTVDFRPPSPINLRRSIEEALCSEALLAPGLFQDPAFGDALPGLGLYRTASLGTKTGPGPSERLEKAPGSPAPLELPSPGAWPAGSSASSGSLCGLSRDSSSMLLCSSPDRPPRCPLVCVLSPPRPSGSSPSLPASGSYQALSPPSRDSPEPAPELQAEEALLQEQFLDACRQIDELSVGSDTIDL